Proteins encoded together in one Clostridiales bacterium window:
- a CDS encoding IS3 family transposase, which yields MVYSLRGEFKLKDILAVIGFPKATYMYWQKRLDRENPNEDLEDKILQIHEEHKDFGYRRMYGELRKQGFLVNKKKVQRIMQKFNLQVTSFTRKSRKYSSYKGKVGKVAPNRIHRRFDTKIPHQKITTDTTEFKYYEIDAKGRMIIKKLYLDPFMDMCNREIISYTVSPKPSAMNIMDVLNKAIEVTSDCVYRRTFHSDQGWAYQMKSYVNTLKENRIFQSMSRKGNCHDNSVMENFFGIMKQEMYYGNVYYSYDELNGVI from the coding sequence AAAAGACATTCTCGCAGTAATAGGCTTTCCAAAAGCAACCTATATGTATTGGCAAAAAAGATTGGATCGAGAAAATCCTAATGAAGACCTTGAAGATAAAATACTTCAAATCCATGAAGAGCATAAGGACTTTGGCTATCGTCGGATGTATGGAGAACTTAGAAAGCAAGGGTTTCTTGTGAATAAAAAGAAAGTCCAAAGAATTATGCAAAAGTTCAATCTTCAGGTAACATCTTTCACTAGAAAGAGTCGTAAGTATAGTTCATATAAGGGGAAAGTTGGAAAAGTTGCTCCCAACAGAATCCACAGGAGATTTGATACTAAGATTCCTCATCAGAAAATCACAACGGATACTACTGAGTTCAAGTATTATGAGATAGATGCCAAGGGGAGGATGATTATTAAAAAGCTTTATCTAGATCCATTTATGGATATGTGTAATAGAGAAATCATAAGCTATACAGTATCACCTAAACCGTCAGCAATGAATATCATGGATGTGTTAAATAAAGCGATAGAGGTAACTTCTGATTGTGTCTACAGAAGAACCTTTCATTCGGATCAGGGATGGGCGTACCAAATGAAAAGCTATGTGAATACTCTTAAAGAAAATCGTATTTTCCAAAGTATGTCACGCAAAGGTAACTGTCATGATAATTCAGTAATGGAGAACTTCTTTGGAATTATGAAACAGGAAATGTACTACGGAAATGTTTATTATAGCTATGATGAACTAAATGGAGTGATATAA
- the tnpB gene encoding IS66 family insertion sequence element accessory protein TnpB (TnpB, as the term is used for proteins encoded by IS66 family insertion elements, is considered an accessory protein, since TnpC, encoded by a neighboring gene, is a DDE family transposase.) translates to MKGIYIACGYTDMRKSIDGLAAIVKLNFSMDPFSPYLFLFCGKRRDRLKALLWDGDGFILLYKRLGNGNYKWPRTPEQVRHLTSQEFCWLMEGLSIEQPKAIKEAKPSEIF, encoded by the coding sequence ATGAAAGGAATATATATTGCTTGCGGATATACAGATATGAGGAAGTCTATCGATGGATTGGCTGCCATAGTTAAATTGAATTTCTCTATGGATCCCTTTTCTCCATATCTTTTTCTTTTCTGCGGAAAACGCCGGGACCGACTAAAAGCATTGCTCTGGGATGGGGATGGTTTTATCCTTCTATATAAACGATTAGGAAACGGAAACTACAAGTGGCCCCGTACGCCTGAGCAGGTCAGGCACCTGACATCTCAGGAATTTTGCTGGCTTATGGAGGGTCTTTCAATTGAACAACCAAAAGCAATCAAAGAGGCAAAACCCAGCGAAATATTCTAG
- a CDS encoding transposase, whose translation MVKKYSQEFREDALKLASEIGVRKTSEKLDVSPKTLYAWQRKERLRHGIAIKGLRPGESPEDGMKRLEKEIAELREANSILKKALGFMADR comes from the coding sequence ATGGTAAAGAAATACAGTCAGGAATTCAGGGAGGACGCGTTGAAGCTGGCCTCCGAAATCGGAGTACGCAAAACGAGTGAGAAATTGGATGTTTCCCCCAAAACGCTTTACGCGTGGCAGAGGAAAGAACGGCTGCGCCACGGCATCGCGATCAAAGGGCTGCGCCCGGGAGAAAGCCCGGAGGATGGCATGAAACGGCTGGAGAAGGAGATCGCCGAGCTGCGGGAGGCGAATTCGATCCTGAAAAAAGCGCTGGGTTTTATGGCGGACCGGTAA
- a CDS encoding helix-turn-helix domain-containing protein → MSKYKHFNLSQRVTIEQSLKDCLSFKSISKDINHDCTSISKEVKRHIIREKTGYYGRSFVSA, encoded by the coding sequence ATGTCTAAGTATAAACATTTTAATCTCAGTCAAAGAGTTACAATTGAACAATCTCTTAAAGACTGTCTATCATTTAAATCCATCAGTAAAGATATTAATCATGATTGTACTTCGATTTCCAAGGAAGTCAAAAGACATATTATACGGGAAAAAACCGGATATTATGGCAGGTCATTCGTAAGCGCTTAA